The Candidatus Koribacter versatilis Ellin345 genome has a segment encoding these proteins:
- the tal gene encoding transaldolase gives MITQLNGTEAKKISQKCYATVLVAQMRILEDMKPTQQLHDLGQSLWLDNITRDLLTSGTLGAYIHEFSVTGLTSNPTIFEHAIRNSTAYDGSICENLGSGKEVEAILFDLVLEDITKAADLFRPTHDQTNGIDGWVSLEVSPLLAHDAAATVKAAKDLFLRAGRPNVFIKIPGTKEGVLAIEEAIFAGVPVNVTLLFSTEQYLSAAEAYLRGVERRIDTGLNPYVPSVASVFISRWDVAVMDMVPDFRSQMGIAIAKGIYSAYHYLVSSERSRRLYNFGGRAQRLLWASTGAKDPAASDILYVKALAAPFTVNTMPEKTLKAFADHGEIDTTLATDAGSAEVTLKHFAESGVNVDRLATQLQGDGAKSFVKSWKNLMDVISSKSSELQKAR, from the coding sequence TTGATTACCCAGCTGAACGGGACTGAAGCAAAAAAGATTTCGCAAAAGTGCTATGCCACGGTATTGGTCGCTCAAATGCGAATACTAGAAGATATGAAACCAACACAACAACTTCATGATTTAGGCCAGAGCCTTTGGCTCGATAACATCACGCGGGATCTTTTGACGAGTGGGACGCTTGGAGCTTACATCCACGAGTTCTCCGTGACCGGCCTCACGTCGAACCCCACAATCTTCGAGCATGCCATCAGAAACAGTACCGCCTATGACGGGTCAATCTGCGAAAATCTGGGCAGTGGAAAAGAAGTTGAGGCCATTCTCTTCGACCTAGTGCTCGAGGACATCACCAAGGCTGCCGACTTGTTCCGGCCAACCCACGATCAGACGAACGGAATTGACGGGTGGGTCTCGCTCGAAGTCTCACCTCTGCTGGCCCATGACGCCGCGGCTACTGTAAAGGCGGCCAAGGACTTGTTTTTGCGCGCAGGTCGACCGAACGTCTTCATCAAAATCCCCGGAACCAAAGAAGGCGTACTCGCGATCGAGGAGGCGATTTTTGCCGGTGTTCCCGTGAACGTGACTCTCTTGTTTTCAACGGAACAGTATCTAAGCGCAGCCGAAGCATACCTGCGGGGGGTAGAACGGCGGATTGACACCGGCCTGAATCCGTACGTTCCCTCCGTGGCATCGGTTTTCATCAGCCGGTGGGATGTCGCTGTTATGGATATGGTCCCTGATTTTCGTAGTCAGATGGGCATTGCGATTGCGAAGGGAATCTACTCTGCCTATCACTATCTCGTAAGTTCCGAGCGCTCGCGTCGTTTGTACAATTTCGGAGGTCGAGCCCAACGCCTGCTTTGGGCCAGCACTGGCGCAAAAGACCCTGCCGCATCCGACATCCTGTATGTCAAAGCCCTGGCAGCTCCCTTCACGGTAAATACCATGCCCGAGAAAACCCTGAAGGCTTTTGCTGATCATGGAGAAATCGATACCACTCTCGCTACAGATGCTGGCTCTGCCGAAGTGACACTCAAACATTTTGCCGAGAGTGGCGTGAATGTCGATCGATTGGCCACTCAGCTTCAAGGCGATGGCGCGAAGTCGTTTGTAAAGTCATGGAAGAATCTGATGGACGTCATTTCGTCGAAATCCAGCGAATTACAGAAGGCGCGCTAG
- a CDS encoding NAD(P)-binding domain-containing protein, which produces MQIAMIGLGRMGSNMVRRLLRAGHECVVFDRSRQPIDELTRENAIPAASLGDVVEKLKPPRAVWLMVPAGAVDGTAVELLDFLEPGDTLIDGGNSYYVDDIRRARELALRGIHYVDEGVPAPVLSTALYERFSSRGEADYQDRLVSAMRYQFGGHVELPGSKHAA; this is translated from the coding sequence ATGCAAATCGCTATGATCGGACTTGGAAGAATGGGTTCAAATATGGTGCGCAGGTTGCTTAGAGCAGGCCACGAATGCGTGGTGTTCGATCGATCTCGGCAGCCCATCGACGAGCTTACCCGTGAGAACGCCATACCTGCGGCAAGTCTTGGAGATGTTGTGGAAAAGCTGAAACCTCCGCGGGCGGTTTGGTTGATGGTCCCAGCCGGTGCTGTGGACGGCACGGCTGTCGAACTTCTGGATTTTCTGGAGCCCGGAGACACCCTCATCGACGGCGGTAACTCGTATTATGTTGACGACATAAGACGAGCAAGAGAGCTCGCTTTGCGAGGAATCCACTATGTGGATGAAGGGGTGCCAGCCCCCGTGCTTTCGACGGCGTTGTATGAGCGTTTCAGTTCGCGGGGAGAAGCGGATTACCAGGACAGATTGGTATCCGCGATGCGTTACCAGTTCGGAGGACACGTCGAACTGCCGGGATCCAAGCACGCGGCATGA
- a CDS encoding sigma-70 family RNA polymerase sigma factor, whose protein sequence is MGTNVTHLDRAPEPSSGSHQSAVEELTNIFVDRWRSLYRIARRQLENRADAEDAVQDAFLSAYTHLDQFKRQAQMSTWVTTILINSARMKLRGRPRQVHVSFNDQPQDNDCEPFYKALRDRRPSPEEVTQQNELTEQAGLFSERLSPSLRATFQLRDIYGESVRDTAAILGVHRRGGQNAARQGSLRAQGTDATHPQ, encoded by the coding sequence ATGGGGACAAATGTTACGCATCTTGATCGTGCACCGGAACCCTCATCAGGCAGTCATCAGAGCGCAGTCGAAGAATTGACCAACATTTTTGTCGACCGCTGGCGGTCATTGTATCGGATAGCGAGGCGGCAGCTTGAAAACCGAGCGGACGCTGAGGACGCAGTTCAGGATGCCTTTTTGTCTGCATATACCCATCTGGATCAGTTCAAGAGACAAGCTCAAATGTCCACTTGGGTGACGACAATTCTAATCAATTCAGCTCGGATGAAATTGCGTGGGCGTCCGCGACAGGTGCATGTCTCTTTCAACGATCAACCGCAAGATAACGATTGCGAGCCATTTTACAAAGCGCTTCGCGATCGTCGGCCCAGCCCTGAAGAGGTGACTCAACAAAATGAACTGACGGAGCAGGCGGGGCTATTCTCTGAACGGCTTTCACCTTCTTTGCGTGCGACTTTCCAGCTACGCGACATCTATGGAGAGAGCGTTCGCGATACGGCGGCAATTTTGGGAGTTCACAGAAGGGGCGGTCAAAACGCGGCTCGCCAGGGCTCGCTCCGCGCTCAAGGGACCGATGCAACGCATCCTCAATAG
- a CDS encoding PAS domain S-box protein, whose translation MGSPDLSSKIDAFPEPTLLIDRTGTVVASNRSASQLLRLSSARIIGKPLRKLVREDPEKLAGYIRGWLRNSKQASDKRTTLTVLPRDGREIVCRAVGALLPARVDQPRLLCLRFLALTMTATEQREPHLLSACKKQAQPQADQRWRTAFENAAIGIVMADFNGRYFSSNAAFRRMLGYTEADLYRLTFDEVTFEGDREANLLLVRELVGGKRRHFELEKRYRRKDGTLLWVRQHVALVPGMQGVAPFWLGVVEDITDGKRVEHELSVQRQKFLESEARLQAFFENSPNPIFIKDREGRYLHVNREFKRVLCSAQKRVLGKRDDELFSAEQAAAFQANDRQVLEAGVPMEFEETAFEEDGQHTSIVQKFPLLNAEGEIYGIGGIVTDITERKKSESALRFSEESYRVVVETANDAVISTDETGTIRFANSTTSRVFGYDSTELIGKPWTVLMTEHLRQVHEAGFRRYLETGVRHMNWQGTELVGLHKNGREFPVEISIGELARSGRRMFTGFIRDISERKQAEEIRTTAFEFLTKPFSDQDLLEAIRIALERHRHKQGHEQELAKLRRRFGFLSFREREVTSMVVSGMANKQISVKLGISENTVKVHRSRAMKKMQARSLPELVRMMEQLKDFFEKPA comes from the coding sequence ATGGGCTCACCTGATCTTTCCAGCAAAATTGATGCGTTTCCCGAGCCGACGCTTTTAATCGACCGCACCGGAACGGTTGTCGCTTCTAATCGGAGTGCGTCGCAGTTGCTGCGGTTATCATCGGCGAGAATCATCGGGAAACCCCTTCGTAAGCTCGTTCGTGAGGATCCCGAGAAGCTGGCGGGATACATTCGCGGCTGGCTGCGCAATTCCAAACAGGCCTCGGACAAGCGGACCACGCTGACGGTCCTTCCCAGGGATGGGCGAGAGATTGTTTGCAGAGCTGTAGGAGCATTATTGCCGGCTCGCGTGGATCAACCCCGCCTGCTTTGCCTTAGGTTTCTAGCTCTTACAATGACCGCGACAGAGCAACGCGAACCGCATCTCCTTTCCGCGTGTAAAAAGCAAGCGCAACCGCAAGCCGATCAAAGATGGCGAACTGCCTTCGAGAACGCGGCGATCGGAATCGTCATGGCGGACTTTAATGGTCGCTATTTCTCTAGCAATGCTGCGTTCCGCAGAATGTTGGGCTATACCGAGGCCGATCTCTACCGATTAACCTTCGATGAAGTCACGTTCGAGGGTGACCGTGAAGCTAATCTGTTGTTGGTCCGCGAGCTCGTAGGCGGCAAACGACGACACTTCGAACTCGAGAAGCGCTACCGCCGCAAAGACGGCACTTTGCTTTGGGTACGGCAACACGTTGCACTAGTTCCAGGAATGCAAGGTGTTGCGCCATTTTGGCTAGGTGTTGTCGAGGACATTACCGACGGCAAGCGCGTTGAACATGAGCTCAGCGTGCAGCGACAGAAATTTCTTGAGAGCGAGGCGCGGCTGCAGGCGTTTTTTGAAAATAGCCCCAACCCGATTTTCATTAAAGATCGAGAGGGCCGATATCTCCACGTTAATAGAGAATTCAAACGAGTTCTCTGCTCCGCGCAAAAACGAGTCCTAGGAAAGAGAGACGACGAACTGTTCTCAGCCGAACAGGCCGCTGCTTTTCAGGCCAATGACCGGCAGGTGCTCGAAGCTGGCGTTCCGATGGAATTTGAGGAGACCGCTTTCGAAGAAGATGGGCAGCACACCAGCATCGTCCAGAAGTTTCCGCTATTGAATGCGGAGGGAGAGATTTACGGCATTGGCGGCATTGTTACCGATATCACTGAGCGTAAGAAATCGGAATCCGCGCTTCGATTCAGTGAGGAGTCGTATCGCGTTGTGGTCGAAACGGCCAACGATGCCGTTATCAGCACAGACGAAACCGGCACGATCCGTTTTGCCAATTCCACTACTTCGAGAGTCTTTGGATATGACTCAACTGAGCTGATCGGGAAGCCCTGGACTGTGCTGATGACAGAACACCTGCGCCAGGTACATGAGGCCGGATTCAGACGCTACTTGGAAACTGGCGTGCGGCATATGAACTGGCAAGGTACCGAGCTGGTTGGACTGCACAAGAATGGGAGAGAGTTCCCGGTAGAGATTTCAATCGGAGAGCTTGCCCGGAGTGGCCGGCGGATGTTCACCGGCTTTATCAGAGATATCAGTGAAAGAAAGCAGGCAGAAGAAATCCGAACCACTGCATTTGAATTCCTCACGAAGCCATTCAGCGATCAGGATCTGCTGGAGGCGATTCGCATCGCACTGGAGCGACATCGCCATAAGCAGGGACACGAGCAAGAGCTGGCGAAGCTTCGACGGCGCTTCGGGTTCTTGAGCTTCCGGGAGCGGGAAGTAACCTCTATGGTTGTTTCGGGCATGGCCAACAAACAGATCTCCGTTAAACTCGGGATATCGGAAAACACCGTTAAGGTTCACAGGAGTCGAGCAATGAAGAAGATGCAGGCCCGGTCTCTTCCTGAGCTCGTCAGAATGATGGAACAGCTGAAAGACTTTTTTGAAAAGCCAGCGTAA
- a CDS encoding PAS domain S-box protein has protein sequence MVEQTTLQNGVSLEASISEGGASLESILCTEDLQSRPSRPPDCEKENRALVKLISALADSPSTIFQTLAETIQDITQCDSAGLSLLTKDGKSPHVEGQRFYWPAICGMWGTHVGGGTPRNFGPCGDVLDQNRTLLFTHFERRYPYLMPVIPAAEECLLVPFYVDGKAVGTIWGIMHSDRRKFDAEDNRVMASLGKFASSAYRAWTHIEELKIEVAEREKAEAEVRQLASGLEARIHRLVGANVVGIVMWNLEGAITGANEAFLQMVHYDQDDIASDRVRWKDLTPVEWRNRDEQAIAELKVSSIFRPYEKEFLRRDRTRVPVLLGGTLFEHGGNDGVAFVLDLTEQKRTEEALRRSEADLAEGQKLSRTGTWRWNIRTGEVTWSREFFAILGFDPGKDKASYELHLERIHPEDRSKIEEGRWAAIKERRHFESEYRLLIPGGLIKCLHCVGHCLVDQSGDVEYIGAVMDITERKAAEEERERLRQAHRVIVQTATDAMVSADESGVIQFANPAAMKVFGYDPKELIGKPLTILMPEYLRKAHENGYGRYLATGQRHLNWEGTQLTGLRKNGQEFPVEVSFGELTINGQRVFTGFIRDTTERKQAEETRERLRRVQADLEHLTRVSTMGELTASLAHEVNQPLTAITNNGSACLRLLANQNLNPEVLRQALEEIVADGRRASAVIARIRGFIKKAPAEKTELDVNEVIREVLALVCHQLHKNHVSVEYQTANALPFVWADRIQLQQVLLNLIMNSIEAMTGAANQSRVLGVESRIDESGSILVAVRDSGTGLNSETDRVFTPFFTTKANGLGLGLPISRSLIEVNGGRLWATSNSPCGAVFSFTLPAAGSSS, from the coding sequence ATGGTCGAGCAAACCACGTTACAAAATGGGGTTTCACTTGAGGCTTCGATATCGGAGGGCGGGGCTTCGTTGGAGTCGATCCTATGTACCGAGGATCTGCAAAGCCGTCCGTCGCGTCCGCCCGACTGTGAAAAGGAAAACCGGGCGCTGGTGAAACTGATCAGCGCCTTGGCTGACTCGCCGAGTACCATCTTTCAGACACTAGCTGAGACGATCCAGGACATTACCCAGTGTGATTCCGCAGGCCTGAGCCTGCTAACGAAGGACGGCAAATCGCCGCATGTTGAGGGCCAAAGGTTCTATTGGCCAGCCATTTGCGGAATGTGGGGTACCCACGTTGGAGGAGGGACCCCCCGTAATTTCGGCCCTTGCGGAGACGTGCTCGATCAAAATCGTACCTTGTTATTCACCCATTTCGAGCGGCGTTATCCATATTTGATGCCAGTCATTCCAGCTGCCGAAGAATGCTTGCTGGTTCCGTTTTATGTTGACGGCAAAGCGGTGGGAACTATATGGGGCATCATGCACAGCGACCGGCGCAAGTTCGACGCCGAAGATAACCGAGTCATGGCATCTCTGGGAAAATTTGCTTCCTCAGCTTATCGAGCATGGACGCATATAGAAGAACTAAAAATCGAAGTGGCCGAGCGCGAGAAGGCGGAAGCCGAAGTGCGTCAACTGGCGAGTGGGTTGGAAGCTAGGATCCACCGCCTAGTTGGGGCCAACGTTGTGGGCATTGTTATGTGGAATCTCGAAGGTGCAATCACGGGGGCCAATGAAGCATTTCTCCAGATGGTGCACTACGACCAAGACGATATCGCCTCCGATCGAGTGCGATGGAAAGATCTCACGCCAGTCGAATGGCGCAACCGGGACGAACAGGCAATAGCTGAACTCAAGGTATCCAGTATCTTCAGACCCTACGAGAAAGAGTTTCTCCGGAGAGACCGCACCAGAGTTCCGGTGCTGCTCGGCGGCACACTCTTTGAACACGGCGGAAACGATGGTGTCGCTTTCGTTCTCGATTTGACCGAGCAAAAGCGAACTGAGGAGGCCTTGCGGCGCAGTGAGGCTGACTTGGCGGAAGGGCAGAAACTCAGTCGTACCGGAACTTGGCGTTGGAACATCCGCACCGGAGAAGTCACTTGGTCGCGGGAGTTCTTTGCAATCCTTGGTTTTGACCCCGGAAAAGACAAAGCGTCGTATGAGCTGCATCTCGAGCGTATCCATCCGGAAGATCGATCCAAGATTGAGGAGGGTCGGTGGGCGGCTATTAAAGAGAGACGACATTTTGAATCTGAGTACCGGCTCCTAATCCCCGGAGGCTTGATCAAATGCTTGCACTGCGTTGGTCATTGTTTGGTAGATCAATCTGGCGATGTTGAGTATATCGGCGCAGTAATGGATATAACTGAGCGCAAGGCAGCCGAGGAGGAACGCGAACGATTACGCCAGGCACATCGCGTTATCGTTCAAACAGCCACTGACGCCATGGTTAGCGCGGACGAAAGCGGCGTGATTCAGTTTGCCAACCCCGCGGCCATGAAAGTCTTTGGTTATGATCCCAAGGAGTTGATTGGGAAGCCGTTGACCATATTAATGCCGGAATACCTGCGAAAAGCTCACGAGAACGGTTACGGACGCTATCTGGCCACTGGGCAGCGGCATCTCAACTGGGAAGGTACCCAGCTTACCGGGCTGCGCAAAAATGGTCAGGAGTTTCCGGTCGAAGTCTCGTTCGGAGAACTAACCATAAATGGTCAGCGGGTATTCACTGGTTTTATCCGCGATACCACTGAAAGAAAACAGGCAGAGGAGACACGCGAAAGATTACGTCGAGTACAGGCGGACCTTGAGCACTTGACCCGAGTTAGCACCATGGGCGAGCTGACCGCCTCGCTCGCCCACGAGGTCAATCAGCCCTTAACCGCCATCACGAATAATGGCAGCGCCTGCCTGAGACTGCTCGCGAATCAGAATCTTAATCCCGAGGTTCTCCGGCAGGCTCTCGAAGAAATTGTTGCCGATGGCAGGCGTGCCAGCGCTGTAATAGCTCGGATCCGCGGATTCATCAAGAAAGCACCGGCCGAGAAGACCGAACTGGACGTAAACGAAGTGATTCGTGAGGTTCTGGCTCTAGTTTGCCATCAACTTCACAAAAATCACGTCTCGGTCGAGTATCAAACGGCAAACGCTTTGCCGTTTGTATGGGCGGATCGCATTCAGCTACAGCAGGTCTTGTTGAACTTGATCATGAATAGCATCGAAGCTATGACCGGAGCCGCTAATCAATCTAGAGTACTCGGTGTGGAATCCCGGATCGACGAATCTGGCAGCATTTTGGTTGCAGTACGTGACTCGGGCACCGGCCTCAATTCCGAAACAGATCGCGTCTTCACTCCTTTCTTCACCACAAAGGCAAATGGCCTGGGGCTGGGTTTACCGATCAGCCGGTCACTCATCGAAGTGAATGGTGGTCGGCTATGGGCCACTTCCAACTCTCCTTGTGGTGCCGTGTTTTCGTTCACCCTCCCCGCAGCCGGGAGTTCTTCATGA
- a CDS encoding response regulator transcription factor, translating to MSADPVVFVVDDDASVRSSLKFLLSTVGLQTEAFDSADGFLHKTRVDVPCCLVLDVRLPGLSGLDFQRELATRNICIPIVFLTGHGDIPMSVRAMKAGAVEFLTKPFRDQDLLDAVRVALDRDRARREQEKEITDIRGRFDSLTSREQEVVLMVVAGMLNKQIAAELGTAESTVKVQRSRAMEKMQAESLADLIKMIHKVQPPSQKAS from the coding sequence ATGAGTGCCGATCCGGTGGTCTTTGTTGTAGATGATGATGCCTCGGTGCGTTCCTCACTCAAGTTCCTGTTAAGTACGGTAGGTCTGCAGACTGAAGCCTTCGACTCCGCCGACGGCTTTCTCCATAAAACACGTGTGGATGTTCCCTGCTGTCTTGTGCTGGACGTCAGGCTACCGGGATTGAGTGGTCTCGACTTTCAGCGTGAGCTTGCGACGCGAAACATTTGTATACCCATAGTTTTTCTCACTGGCCACGGCGACATTCCCATGAGCGTTCGTGCTATGAAGGCGGGAGCGGTCGAATTCCTTACGAAACCCTTTCGGGATCAGGACCTTCTCGATGCTGTTCGCGTCGCACTCGATCGGGATCGCGCGAGACGCGAACAAGAGAAGGAAATAACCGATATTCGTGGGCGGTTCGACTCTCTTACTTCTCGGGAGCAGGAAGTGGTTTTGATGGTCGTTGCGGGAATGCTCAACAAACAAATAGCTGCGGAACTCGGGACTGCCGAAAGCACGGTAAAAGTTCAGCGCAGCCGGGCGATGGAGAAGATGCAAGCTGAATCTCTAGCCGACTTGATCAAGATGATTCACAAAGTCCAACCGCCCTCGCAAAAAGCCTCGTAA
- a CDS encoding response regulator transcription factor — translation MTNHLISVVDDDDSTRRSTTLLIESFGFQAAGFESAESLLTSDQLGETLCLIVDVRMPGMNGLQLQRHLAAAGYKIPIVFITAYDDGESRRRAMQAGAVAFLPKPFTDELLLQALRSALLEQLKVKANLISVVDDDESIRRTMTLLIQSFGFQAAVFDSAENLLKSGQLHETSCLIVDVQMPGMNGLQLQGHLASSGYKIPIIFITAYDNKESRCQAMQAGAIAFLSKPFDDEVLLETIRATLLDPKALLKQPDRE, via the coding sequence GTGACAAATCATCTAATCTCCGTCGTTGACGATGACGATTCCACGCGTAGAAGCACCACGCTGCTGATCGAGTCTTTCGGCTTCCAAGCAGCAGGCTTCGAATCTGCCGAAAGTCTCCTGACGTCTGATCAGCTGGGCGAGACATTGTGTCTCATCGTTGATGTGCGAATGCCGGGGATGAATGGGCTCCAACTCCAACGCCATCTCGCGGCCGCAGGATATAAAATCCCGATAGTTTTTATCACCGCTTACGATGATGGAGAATCCCGTCGACGAGCGATGCAAGCCGGAGCCGTCGCATTCTTACCAAAGCCATTTACGGATGAACTCTTACTTCAGGCTCTTCGTTCAGCTTTACTAGAACAGTTGAAAGTAAAAGCGAATCTGATATCCGTCGTTGACGATGATGAGTCCATCCGCAGAACTATGACACTGCTCATTCAGTCGTTTGGCTTTCAAGCAGCGGTTTTCGATTCTGCCGAAAATCTCCTGAAGTCTGGCCAACTTCACGAGACATCATGCCTCATCGTTGATGTGCAAATGCCTGGCATGAATGGCTTACAACTGCAAGGCCATCTTGCCTCGTCAGGCTACAAGATTCCTATTATTTTCATCACTGCTTACGACAACAAAGAATCGCGTTGTCAGGCAATGCAGGCCGGTGCCATCGCATTTTTAAGCAAGCCGTTTGACGACGAAGTCTTGCTTGAAACAATTCGCGCGACTTTGCTGGATCCAAAAGCACTGCTCAAGCAACCTGACCGGGAATGA